The Setaria viridis chromosome 6, Setaria_viridis_v4.0, whole genome shotgun sequence genome contains a region encoding:
- the LOC117860057 gene encoding type IV inositol polyphosphate 5-phosphatase 9, whose amino-acid sequence MGESPSLAQMIWPRSAAASRVHRFVSEFLGLEKSIMREGQGETIKYRVFAGTWNVGGEAPPDDLDLEGWLDTKADSYDIYVLGFQEIVQLNARNVLGPKQRSAAMKWQLLIEDALNNRRSAQDGGEEAMDQERDVFRCVMSKQMVGIFVSVWTKSGLRRHVRHASASTVGAGVLGRLGNKGAVSVRFLLHDTSFCFVCCHLASGGEVGDALRRNADAADILSRTSFLNSSGGVPAPVDLPKKILDHDRVVLLGDLNYRIAMDDGEARQLVRARKWSMLQENDELLLELSEGRQFYGWREGVVTFAPTYKYHRNSDKLYWCADTGHRRQRQHRAPAWCDRILWRGKGIRQIRYERCGGYRLSDHRPVRAVFHAVCEVVESKHG is encoded by the exons ATGGGAGAGAGCCCAAGCCTTGCACAA ATGATCTGGCCAAGATCGGCAGCGGCGAGCAGGGTTCATCGGTTCGTCTCCGAATTCCTAGGCTTGGAGAAGAGCATCATGCGAGAGGGGCAGGGAGAGACCATCAAGTACAG GGTGTTTGCTGGTACGTGGAacgtcggcggcgaggcgccACCGGATGATCTTGATCTGGAGGGTTGGCTGGACACTAAGGCCGACTCGTACGACATCTATGTCCTCGG GTTCCAAGAGATCGTGCAGCTGAACGCGAGGAACGTGCTTGGGCCGAAACAGAGATCGGCAGCCATGAAGTGGCAGCTGCTCATCGAGGACGCATTGAACAACAGGAGGAGCGCACAAGACGGAGGAGAAGAAGCAATGGATCAAGAACGGGACGTGTTCAGGTGCGTCATGAGCAAGCAGATGGTCGGCATCTTCGTCTCGGTCTGGACGAAGAGCGGCCTCCGCCGGCACGTCCGCCACGCCAGCGCCTccaccgtcggcgccggcgtcctcggCCGGCTCGGCAACAAG GGCGCGGTGTCTGTCCGGTTCTTGCTGCACGACACGAGCTTCTGCTTCGTCTGCTGCCACCTGGCctccggcggcgaggtcggcgacgCGCTTCGCCGGAACGCCGACGCGGCGGACATCCTATCGAGGACGAGCTTCCTCAACAGCtccggcggcgtgccggcgcCGGTGGACCTGCCCAAGAAGATTCTTGACCATGA CCGCGTGGTGTTGCTCGGCGACCTCAACTACCGGATCGCCATGGACGACGGCGAGGCGCGGCAGCTGGTGCGGGCCAGGAAGTGGAGCATGCTGCAGGAGAACGACGAGCTGCTGCTCGAGCTCTCCGAAGGCCGGCAGTTCTACGGCTGGCGCGAGGGCGTCGTCACCTTCGCCCCGACCTACAAGTACCACCGCAACTCCGACAAGTTGTACTGGTGCGCCGACACCGGCCATCGTCGTCAGAGGCAGCACCGCGCGCCGGCATG GTGCGATCGGATCCTTTGGCGCGGGAAGGGGATTAGGCAGATTCGGTATGAGCGTTGCGGCGGTTACCGCCTCTCCGATCATCGGCCGGTGAGGGCAGTGTTCCACGCCGTGTGCGAGGTGGTGGAAAGCAAGCATGGTTGA
- the LOC117861116 gene encoding annexin D5, with product MASLTVPPVPTWPRQDAIDLHRAFKGFGCDSTTVINILAHRDAAQRALIQQEYRAVFNQDLARRIASELSGHHKRAMLLWLLDPAARDATILKQALTGDVTDLRAATEVVCSRTPSQLQIIRHTYRARFGCYVEHDVTERTSGDHQRLLLAYLAIPRAEGAAAVDPSLAALDARELFKAGERRLGTDERAFIRVFSERSWAHLAAVARAYHHMYDRSLEQAVKGETSGNFGFGLLTVLRCAADSPARYFAKVLHKAMKGLGTSDSALIRVVVTRAEVDMQYIKAEYHRMYKRSLPDAIHSETSGNYRTFLLSLVGRDRTY from the coding sequence ATGGCGAGCCTGACGGTGCCGCCGGTGCCGACGTGGCCCCGGCAGGACGCCATCGACCTCCACAGGGCGTTCAAAGGTTTCGGCTGCGACAGCACGACGGTGATCAACATCCTCGCCCACCGCGACGCGGCGCAGCGCGCGCTGATCCAGCAGGAGTACCGCGCCGTGTTCAACCAGGACCTCGCCCGCCGCATCGCCTCCGAGCTCAGCGGCCACCACAAGCGCGCCATGCTGCTGTGGCTCCTGGACCCGGCCGCCCGCGACGCCACCATCCTGAAGCAGGCCCTCACCGGTGACGTCaccgacctccgcgccgccaCGGAGGTGGTCTGCTCCCGAACCCCCTCGCAGCTCCAGATCATCCGGCACACCTACCGCGCCCGGTTTGGCTGCTACGTCGAGCACGACGTCACCGAGCGGACCTCCGGCGACCACCAGCGGCTCCTGCTGGCGTACCTGGCGATCCCGCgcgcggagggggcggcggcggtggacccGTCGCTGGCGGCGCTGGACGCCCGGGAGCTCTTCAAGGCCGGGGAGCGGCGGCTGGGCACCGACGAGCGCGCCTTCATCCGGGTGTTCAGCGAGCGGAGCTGGGCGcacctggcggcggtggcgcgggcgtACCACCACATGTACGACAGGTCGCTGGAGCAGGCGGTGAAGGGCGAGACGTCGGGGAACTTCGGGTTCGGCCTCCTCACCGTGCTCCGGTGCGCCGCCGACAGCCCGGCGAGGTACTTCGCCAAGGTGCTCCACAAGGCGATGAAAGGGCTTGGCACCAGCGACTCGGCGCTGATCCGGGTGGTGGTGACGCGGGCGGAGGTGGACATGCAGTACATCAAGGCCGAGTACCACAGGATGTACAAGCGCTCCCTCCCCGACGCCATCCACTCCGAGACGTCCGGCAACTACCgcaccttcctcctctcccttgtCGGACGCGACCGGACCTACTGA
- the LOC117861117 gene encoding uncharacterized protein has translation MDVDEPAKPAANGEAAPSSGARPVDVVSGGGGGEEDTLPGVLRGFVDGVWSSPGGGGGGGDEPLLRRLRAASCEAAPRLRGASRNSARDLLEWTRRGSGLRAILVISVGTITLVALTGLLIFMFFLLVATANAVVVSVLMSLAAAGGFLAIFFACLVAVYVGAVSVAAFAISATVISAIVGVTIATGWVGFFWMIWFAARKSMDLTKHSIGATSSAIQSYSASRHANWKPVD, from the exons atGGATGTGGACGAGCCCGCCAAGCCCGCCGCCAACGGCGAGGCGGCCCCCTCCTCCGGCGCTCGGCCCGTGGAcgtcgtctccggcggcggcggcggagaggaggacACGCTCCCCGGGGTGCTCCGCGGCTTCGTCGACGGGGTCTGGTCCtccccgggcggcggcggcggcggcggggacgagccGCTGCTCAGGCGGCTCCGGGCGGCGTCCTGCGAGGCGGCCCCGCGGCTGCGGGGGGCGTCCAGGAACTCCGCGCGGGACCTGCTCGAGTGGACCAGGCGGGGCAGCGGCCTCCGCGCCATCCTCGTCATCTCG GTTGGGACCATCACGCTTGTAGCGTTGACTGGCCTCCTGATCTTCATGTTCTTCCTGCTGGTTGCGACTGCTAATGCCGTCGTCGTGTCAGTCCTGATGTCACTGGCGGCTGCTGGAGGATTCTTGGCTATCTTCTTTGCTTGCTTAGTTGCAGTGTATGTCGGAGCAGTATCAGTTGCTGCTTTCGCCATTTCTGCCACGGTTATCTCAGCAATTGTTGGAGTAACGATTGCTACTG GCTGGGTCGGGTTCTTCTGGATGATCTGGTTCGCCGCGAGGAAGAGCATGGACCTGACGAAGCACTCCATCGGCGCGACGAGCTCGGCGATCCAGTCGTACTCCGCATCCCGGCACGCGAACTGGAAGCCGGTAGACTGA